A section of the Flavobacterium ardleyense genome encodes:
- a CDS encoding DUF3078 domain-containing protein has protein sequence MKLFHYFFLFLFFTSAGFSQIIEIDTVKVVSPWTNKNIVAFDINEIAFVNWSQGGTSSVSGLIKGTFTRNYADKNTKWGNELLVRYGMNKQDGVEFRKTDDALQYNSAFGYRADTITNWYYSAKLSFSTQFTNGYSYPNTEKPISKPFSPAYTFLGIGAEYASKDKSFTAYISPLTMKNTMVMDQILANRGAFGVKGAIYDPITKELLVRGENHKTELGFLVSSIYKTEVFENIMLENRLSLYSDYINRFGNIDVDWKLQLDLKVNKYVRANIGTHIVYDDDIKTKQTVGEEEVTRGAKIQLKQILGIGVVYEF, from the coding sequence ATGAAACTTTTTCATTATTTCTTTCTATTCCTCTTTTTCACTTCAGCCGGATTTTCGCAAATTATTGAAATTGATACGGTGAAAGTTGTTTCCCCTTGGACGAACAAGAATATTGTAGCTTTTGACATTAATGAAATAGCTTTTGTAAATTGGAGTCAGGGTGGAACAAGTTCAGTTTCGGGTCTAATCAAAGGGACATTTACTAGAAATTATGCCGATAAGAACACCAAATGGGGCAATGAACTTCTTGTTCGGTATGGAATGAATAAACAAGATGGTGTCGAATTCCGGAAAACCGATGACGCACTGCAATACAATTCTGCTTTTGGTTATCGAGCAGATACAATAACCAACTGGTATTATTCAGCCAAACTTAGTTTCAGTACTCAGTTTACTAATGGCTACTCATACCCAAATACCGAAAAACCAATTTCAAAACCCTTTAGTCCAGCTTATACTTTCCTTGGAATTGGAGCTGAATATGCTAGCAAAGACAAGAGTTTCACTGCTTATATTTCGCCATTAACAATGAAAAATACGATGGTAATGGATCAGATTCTGGCTAATAGAGGAGCTTTTGGAGTTAAAGGTGCAATCTATGACCCGATTACAAAAGAACTTTTAGTACGTGGAGAAAATCACAAAACAGAACTAGGTTTTCTAGTTTCTAGTATTTACAAAACGGAGGTTTTTGAAAATATTATGCTTGAAAATAGGTTAAGTCTTTATTCTGATTACATAAACCGATTTGGGAACATCGATGTGGATTGGAAACTTCAATTAGATCTTAAGGTGAATAAATATGTTCGTGCCAACATTGGTACTCACATTGTCTATGACGATGATATCAAAACCAAACAAACTGTAGGTGAAGAAGAAGTTACTCGCGGAGCAAAAATTCAGCTTAAACAAATTTTAGGAATTGGAGTAGTTTACGAATTTTAG
- a CDS encoding 1-deoxy-D-xylulose-5-phosphate synthase yields MSTDLLKNINSPADLRHLNSAQLIELAAELRAFIIDIVATKEGHLGASLGVVELTIALHYVFNTPTDLLVWDVGHQAYGHKILTGRRDAFDSNRQLNGISGFPKITESIYDAFGVGHSSTSISAVLGMAIASQLKGELEKQHIAVIGDASIASGMAFEGLNHAGVTDANILVILNDNAIGIDPSVGALKNYFTAIKEGKNPRQNNMIKSLNFDCSGPIDGHDLPLLISELQRLKTVKGPKFLHVITKKGKGLQQAEEHQVQYHAPGKFDKLTGLIIQQESQNLPPKFQDVFGLTLVELARKNKRIIGITPAMPTGSSLKYMMEEFPNRAFDVGIAEQHAVTFAAGMATQGMIVFCTIYSTFMQRAYDQIIHDIALQNLPVILCLDRAGLVGEDGATHQGVFDIAYLRCIPNLIIYSPLNESEFRNILYTAQLGLKNPIAIRYPKGRGIDPEFPVAFREIVIGKATQLKEGNKVAILSNGFIGNNMIEAINLLENAENFAHFDFAFIKPLDENLLHEIFQKFNSLITLEEGVVKGGFGSAISEFAHLYDYKAKIQIIGIPDHFVEHATVAEQQYMCGLDVNSLQNVLQRTI; encoded by the coding sequence ATGTCTACAGATTTACTCAAAAACATCAATTCTCCTGCAGATTTGCGGCATTTGAACTCAGCACAACTCATAGAGTTAGCTGCAGAATTGCGTGCTTTTATCATCGATATTGTCGCTACAAAAGAAGGACATCTTGGCGCAAGCCTTGGCGTGGTCGAACTTACTATCGCACTACATTATGTCTTCAATACTCCAACAGATTTGTTGGTTTGGGATGTAGGCCATCAGGCTTATGGACACAAGATTCTAACCGGCAGAAGAGATGCCTTTGATTCGAATAGACAACTCAACGGAATCTCAGGCTTTCCGAAAATCACCGAAAGTATTTACGACGCTTTTGGCGTTGGACACTCTTCAACTTCGATTTCGGCAGTTTTGGGAATGGCAATAGCCTCTCAGCTGAAGGGTGAATTAGAAAAACAACATATCGCAGTCATTGGCGACGCCTCTATTGCATCAGGAATGGCTTTTGAAGGTCTAAACCACGCAGGAGTAACAGACGCAAACATCTTGGTAATTCTCAACGACAATGCCATCGGAATCGATCCTAGTGTTGGCGCGCTAAAAAATTACTTTACTGCCATCAAGGAAGGAAAAAATCCTCGGCAAAATAATATGATAAAGTCCCTGAATTTTGACTGCTCCGGCCCGATTGACGGCCATGATTTGCCGTTATTAATTTCTGAATTACAGCGACTAAAAACCGTAAAAGGTCCAAAGTTTCTCCACGTAATCACGAAAAAAGGAAAGGGACTGCAACAAGCAGAAGAACATCAAGTGCAATACCACGCACCTGGAAAATTCGATAAGTTAACCGGTTTAATCATTCAGCAAGAATCTCAAAATCTTCCGCCAAAATTCCAAGATGTTTTTGGATTAACTTTGGTTGAATTAGCTCGAAAGAATAAAAGAATCATCGGAATTACTCCTGCAATGCCCACAGGAAGTTCGCTCAAATATATGATGGAAGAATTTCCAAATAGAGCTTTTGATGTGGGGATCGCGGAGCAGCACGCAGTAACATTCGCCGCAGGAATGGCAACTCAAGGAATGATAGTCTTTTGTACTATTTACAGCACATTTATGCAGCGCGCGTACGACCAAATTATTCATGACATCGCATTGCAAAACCTTCCGGTAATTTTGTGTCTAGATCGCGCAGGGCTTGTAGGCGAAGATGGCGCAACCCATCAAGGTGTTTTTGATATAGCTTATTTGAGATGCATTCCAAATTTGATTATCTACAGTCCACTTAACGAAAGTGAATTTCGAAATATACTTTATACCGCACAATTGGGCTTAAAAAATCCAATCGCTATCAGATATCCAAAAGGTAGAGGAATAGATCCTGAGTTTCCAGTTGCTTTTAGAGAAATTGTAATCGGAAAAGCCACTCAACTAAAAGAAGGAAACAAAGTCGCCATTCTTTCCAATGGATTTATAGGCAATAATATGATTGAAGCAATAAATTTGTTGGAAAACGCTGAAAACTTTGCTCATTTTGATTTTGCTTTCATTAAACCTTTGGACGAAAATCTGCTGCATGAGATTTTTCAAAAGTTCAATTCTCTCATTACATTGGAAGAAGGCGTTGTCAAAGGAGGCTTTGGAAGCGCTATATCCGAATTTGCACATTTATATGATTATAAAGCAAAAATTCAGATCATTGGAATTCCAGATCATTTCGTTGAGCACGCGACGGTCGCAGAACAACAATATATGTGCGGTTTGGACGTTAATAGTCTTCAAAATGTTTTGCAAAGAACCATTTAA
- the dgt gene encoding dGTP triphosphohydrolase, producing the protein MQWEQLLSLRRQGDKHKRLRKEEDETRLGFEVDYDRIIFSSSFRSLQDKTQVIPLSKTDFVHTRLTHSLEVSVVGRSIGRLVGKKVLEKYPYLKEIHGYQMNDFGAIVAAASLSHDIGNPPFGHSGEKAIGEYFSIGKGLKYKEGLTAKQWQDLCDFEGNANGFSVLTSSRPGISGSIRLTYATLGAFMKYPKESLPKKPTKNIADKKYGFFQSDKAFFQEVASELGLIPNKTGDDIGYERHPLAYLVEAADDICYTIIDFEDGINLGLVSEDYALEYLIKLVKDTIDSAKYNVLESKEDRISYLRALAIGSLIQDAVKIFLENEPAILEGKFPYSLMDKSKYKVQMDEIINLSAKNVYESKEVIEKELTGYQIINHLLDVFITAYNNQYDDKMTNYDKLLLKLLPERHHQEKNTLYERLLHIAHFVSLLTDGKALLYSKILGNKE; encoded by the coding sequence ATGCAGTGGGAACAATTGCTGTCGTTAAGACGTCAAGGCGATAAGCACAAACGACTTAGAAAAGAGGAAGACGAGACTCGTCTGGGTTTTGAGGTTGATTACGACCGAATTATTTTCTCATCATCTTTCAGAAGTTTGCAGGACAAAACGCAAGTTATTCCACTGTCAAAAACAGATTTCGTTCACACAAGACTTACTCACAGTTTAGAGGTTTCGGTGGTTGGAAGATCAATCGGCCGACTTGTGGGTAAGAAAGTTCTGGAAAAATATCCATACTTAAAGGAGATTCACGGTTATCAGATGAACGACTTTGGAGCAATTGTAGCTGCAGCTTCATTATCTCACGATATCGGAAATCCCCCTTTTGGCCACTCGGGCGAAAAAGCAATTGGAGAATATTTTTCGATTGGTAAAGGATTGAAATATAAGGAAGGACTTACTGCTAAGCAATGGCAAGACCTTTGCGATTTTGAAGGAAATGCCAATGGTTTCTCGGTGCTTACAAGTAGCAGGCCTGGAATTTCTGGAAGTATCAGGCTAACTTATGCCACTTTGGGTGCTTTTATGAAATACCCTAAAGAAAGTTTGCCAAAGAAACCAACCAAAAATATCGCGGATAAAAAATATGGATTCTTCCAATCTGACAAAGCCTTCTTTCAGGAAGTAGCGTCAGAATTGGGATTAATACCGAATAAAACTGGAGATGATATTGGTTACGAAAGACATCCACTTGCCTATCTTGTAGAAGCAGCAGATGATATTTGCTACACAATTATCGATTTTGAAGACGGAATTAATTTGGGATTAGTTTCGGAAGATTATGCTTTAGAATATCTTATAAAACTCGTAAAAGACACAATAGATTCCGCTAAGTATAATGTTCTAGAAAGCAAGGAAGACCGGATTAGTTATCTGAGAGCGCTGGCAATTGGAAGCTTGATTCAGGATGCGGTTAAAATATTTTTGGAAAATGAACCCGCTATCTTGGAAGGAAAATTTCCATATTCTCTAATGGACAAAAGCAAGTACAAAGTTCAGATGGATGAAATTATAAATCTCAGTGCGAAAAATGTCTATGAAAGTAAAGAAGTAATTGAAAAAGAACTTACAGGATATCAGATAATAAATCATTTATTAGACGTTTTTATTACTGCTTACAACAATCAATATGATGATAAAATGACCAACTATGACAAGCTTTTGTTGAAGTTGTTGCCAGAAAGACATCATCAGGAGAAAAATACTTTGTACGAACGTCTTTTGCATATTGCACATTTCGTGTCGTTACTTACAGATGGGAAAGCGCTTCTATACAGCAAAATTCTTGGAAATAAAGAATAA
- a CDS encoding nucleoside deaminase: MENIYTDEYFMKKALQEAEYALAKGEIPIGAVVVVNDRIIARSHNLTEMLTDVTAHAEMQAITSAANYLGGKYLKECVMYITVEPCQMCAGALYWSQITKIVYGASDNKRGYTSMGGKLHPKTVVVSGVMEEECGTMMKRFFEDKRR, encoded by the coding sequence ATGGAGAACATTTATACCGACGAATATTTTATGAAAAAGGCTTTGCAAGAAGCAGAATATGCATTGGCAAAAGGTGAAATTCCCATTGGAGCAGTAGTCGTAGTTAACGATCGAATTATCGCCAGATCGCACAATCTCACCGAAATGCTAACGGATGTCACTGCTCACGCCGAAATGCAAGCAATCACGTCTGCTGCCAACTATCTCGGTGGAAAATATTTGAAAGAATGTGTAATGTATATCACAGTCGAACCTTGTCAAATGTGTGCGGGTGCTTTGTATTGGAGTCAGATTACCAAGATTGTTTATGGCGCTTCTGATAATAAACGTGGTTATACTTCGATGGGTGGGAAGTTGCATCCGAAAACGGTCGTGGTTTCTGGAGTTATGGAAGAGGAGTGCGGGACTATGATGAAGCGTTTTTTTGAGGATAAGAGGAGGTAG
- a CDS encoding HU family DNA-binding protein, with amino-acid sequence MHKQSLKNKKMTKADIVAKISEKLGLEKGDVQATVETFMDEVKNSLETGDNVYLRGFGSFIIKTRAEKTGRNISKNTTIKIPAHNIPAFKPAKVFVEGVKINNEAK; translated from the coding sequence ATTCATAAGCAATCTTTAAAAAATAAGAAAATGACGAAAGCAGATATCGTAGCTAAAATTTCAGAAAAATTAGGTCTAGAAAAAGGAGATGTTCAGGCGACTGTGGAAACTTTTATGGATGAAGTGAAAAATTCACTAGAAACAGGCGATAATGTTTATTTACGAGGTTTCGGAAGTTTTATCATCAAGACTAGAGCTGAAAAAACAGGTCGTAACATTTCAAAGAATACTACAATAAAAATTCCAGCACACAATATTCCAGCTTTCAAACCAGCAAAAGTATTTGTTGAGGGAGTTAAAATAAATAATGAAGCAAAATAA
- a CDS encoding ribonuclease E/G, protein MNKELIIRSSSEAVDFALLKDGKLIELHKEEEKSNFQVGDIFIAKIRKPVAGLNAAFVHVGFEKDAFLHYHDLGPNLPSMLKFIKLVSAGKIKDYNLKNFQFEKEIDKDGSITDVLNTNQSLLVQVVKEPISTKGPRISSELSLAGRYIVLVPFSDRISISQKIEEKEEKDRLKRLVQSIRPKGFGVIVRTVAEGKKVAELDKDLQTLLNRWDAMCKKIPTAHHPSKILGELNRASSILRDVFNDTFSGIHIDDEELYQETKDYLQEIAPSKQSIVKYYQSKDTPIFEKFNIERQIKTSFGKTVSMSKGAYLIIEHTEALHVIDVNSGNRSNKATNQEDTALEVNMIAAAEIARQLRLRDMGGIIVVDFIDMSNPDNRKKLFEFLRDEMSDDKAKHKILPPSKFGLIQITRQRVRPEVNIKTREEDPNNNAGEIEAPILIIDKINMDLERQLKTNAKIVLNVHPFVQAYLTKGFPSQRTKWFLEHKKWVKIIPRDAYTFLEYHFFDNTGKELSE, encoded by the coding sequence GTGAATAAAGAATTAATCATCAGATCAAGTTCTGAAGCCGTAGATTTTGCCTTATTAAAAGATGGAAAACTAATTGAATTACACAAAGAAGAAGAAAAAAGCAACTTTCAGGTGGGTGATATATTTATCGCCAAAATCAGAAAACCAGTTGCTGGACTCAATGCGGCATTTGTACACGTAGGTTTCGAGAAAGATGCCTTTCTACATTACCACGATTTGGGCCCAAACCTTCCTTCGATGTTAAAATTCATCAAACTTGTAAGCGCAGGTAAAATTAAAGATTACAATCTCAAAAATTTTCAGTTTGAGAAAGAGATTGACAAGGATGGCAGCATTACAGATGTTCTCAACACCAATCAATCATTACTGGTTCAGGTAGTAAAAGAACCTATTTCTACCAAAGGACCACGTATAAGTTCTGAACTTTCATTGGCCGGCAGGTACATCGTACTTGTGCCATTTTCGGATCGAATTTCTATTTCCCAAAAAATAGAAGAAAAGGAAGAAAAAGACAGACTTAAAAGACTCGTGCAATCAATAAGACCAAAAGGCTTTGGCGTCATCGTACGCACAGTAGCCGAGGGCAAGAAAGTTGCAGAGCTAGACAAAGACTTGCAAACCCTCTTGAATAGATGGGACGCAATGTGTAAAAAAATTCCTACGGCTCATCATCCGTCCAAAATTCTAGGCGAGCTCAACCGAGCATCGTCCATTCTTAGAGACGTATTCAATGATACCTTTAGCGGTATTCATATTGATGATGAAGAGTTGTACCAAGAAACAAAGGACTATCTACAGGAAATAGCTCCTTCCAAACAATCAATCGTAAAGTATTATCAATCAAAGGATACTCCTATTTTTGAAAAATTTAATATAGAAAGACAGATCAAAACTTCATTCGGAAAAACAGTGTCGATGAGCAAAGGTGCTTATCTAATCATAGAGCACACAGAGGCCCTACACGTAATAGATGTCAACAGCGGAAACCGCTCAAATAAGGCAACAAACCAAGAAGATACTGCTCTCGAAGTAAATATGATTGCCGCAGCAGAGATTGCACGTCAGCTCCGTCTGCGCGATATGGGAGGCATCATTGTAGTCGATTTTATCGACATGTCCAATCCTGACAATCGCAAAAAACTTTTCGAATTCTTACGAGACGAAATGAGCGATGACAAGGCAAAACACAAAATCCTGCCGCCAAGTAAATTTGGATTAATCCAAATTACTCGACAAAGGGTACGTCCAGAAGTCAATATCAAAACCCGCGAAGAAGACCCGAATAACAATGCCGGCGAAATCGAAGCACCAATTTTGATTATTGATAAGATCAATATGGACTTAGAAAGACAGCTAAAAACAAATGCCAAAATAGTACTCAACGTACATCCATTTGTCCAAGCATATCTCACCAAGGGATTCCCATCCCAGCGAACTAAGTGGTTCTTAGAGCATAAAAAATGGGTAAAAATAATACCTCGTGATGCTTACACGTTTTTAGAATATCATTTCTTTGATAATACAGGCAAAGAACTTTCAGAATAA
- a CDS encoding single-stranded DNA-binding protein, producing the protein MNGTLNKVMLIGHLGEDVKMHYFDGGNCIGRFSLATNEVYINKSNGEKINTTEWHNLVVRNKAAEVCEKYLTKGDKIYVEGRLRSRQWQTEDGTQKNTVEIIVTEFTFLSTKKNLDAQKSAALQSEEIPQSTETPARPINDLPF; encoded by the coding sequence ATGAATGGAACTCTTAATAAAGTGATGCTAATTGGACACTTAGGTGAGGATGTAAAGATGCACTATTTTGACGGTGGAAACTGTATAGGCCGATTTTCGTTGGCTACTAACGAGGTTTATATTAATAAATCAAATGGAGAGAAAATTAATACTACCGAATGGCACAATCTTGTTGTGCGGAATAAAGCTGCCGAAGTTTGCGAAAAATACCTGACCAAGGGAGATAAAATTTATGTTGAAGGCCGGTTGCGATCTAGACAATGGCAAACTGAAGATGGAACACAGAAAAATACGGTTGAAATAATTGTTACTGAGTTTACCTTTCTCTCTACTAAGAAAAATTTGGATGCTCAGAAGAGTGCAGCGCTACAGTCGGAAGAGATTCCTCAAAGTACTGAAACTCCCGCACGACCAATTAATGACTTGCCATTTTAA
- the mutY gene encoding A/G-specific adenine glycosylase — protein sequence MIFSNRLIKWYLQNKRSLPWRETIDPYSIWLSEIMLQQTRVAQGLSYFLSFKEHFPTVNDLARADEEVVLKLWQGLGYYSRARNLHTTARYISSELDCVFPDNFKDLLKLKGVGEYTAAAIASFCYNEPVPVVDGNVFRVLARYFDIETDIARPAAKKEFAALAAQLLPENDAATFNQAIMEFGALQCVPQNPDCSVCVFNDSCLALKFNKVTQLPVKSKKAKARIRHFNYLVAEDSDGNTQIEKRVEKGIWQNLYDFPLLETETIAPLNMVSEKLETEYFNDNEVVAVEDFECDIIHKLSHQHLHIKFWKVSVEGNLQEGISVEKLKLLPVPIVIHNFIEKALV from the coding sequence ATGATTTTTTCTAACAGACTTATTAAGTGGTATTTACAAAATAAGCGCAGTTTACCATGGCGCGAGACTATCGATCCTTATAGTATTTGGCTTTCAGAAATTATGCTTCAACAGACGCGAGTAGCGCAAGGTTTGTCATATTTTTTGTCGTTCAAAGAGCATTTTCCAACCGTAAATGATTTGGCTAGAGCCGATGAAGAAGTCGTTTTGAAGCTTTGGCAAGGACTTGGATACTACTCTCGTGCGAGAAATTTGCACACTACTGCACGATACATTTCGTCTGAATTGGATTGTGTTTTTCCAGATAATTTTAAAGATTTATTAAAACTGAAAGGCGTTGGCGAATATACAGCGGCTGCAATAGCTTCCTTTTGTTATAATGAACCTGTGCCGGTAGTGGATGGAAATGTGTTCCGGGTTCTTGCTAGGTATTTTGATATCGAAACAGACATTGCGCGACCTGCAGCTAAAAAGGAATTTGCAGCTTTGGCGGCACAATTGCTTCCAGAGAATGATGCTGCAACCTTCAATCAGGCTATTATGGAATTTGGCGCTTTGCAATGTGTGCCTCAAAACCCTGATTGTAGCGTTTGTGTTTTTAATGATTCTTGTCTTGCCTTAAAATTTAATAAGGTGACACAGTTGCCAGTAAAGTCTAAGAAAGCAAAAGCTAGAATTAGACACTTTAATTATCTTGTTGCCGAAGATAGCGATGGAAATACGCAAATAGAGAAGCGAGTAGAGAAGGGAATTTGGCAAAACTTATATGATTTTCCGCTTTTGGAAACGGAGACTATTGCGCCTTTAAATATGGTTTCGGAAAAATTGGAAACAGAATATTTTAACGACAACGAGGTTGTAGCAGTGGAGGATTTCGAATGTGATATTATTCATAAGTTGTCGCATCAGCATTTGCATATAAAGTTTTGGAAAGTATCTGTAGAAGGAAATTTGCAAGAAGGTATTTCGGTTGAAAAGCTAAAACTTCTTCCGGTGCCGATTGTGATTCATAATTTTATTGAGAAAGCACTAGTGTAG
- the gldD gene encoding gliding motility lipoprotein GldD, with protein MIKRFLYIFLPLALIGCKEDVTPKPSAELRLDYVEADFVRFENECPYSFEINDDAIIKGKGSCNFTIDYPKMKATIFLTYKDVNGNIKSHLQDAQKLTYEHVIKADDIVEQPYINRDSKVYGMFYQVQGNAATNAQFYVTDSVKHFVTGSVYFYAKPNYDSIMPAADYIKNDMRMIMETMKWK; from the coding sequence ATGATTAAACGTTTTTTATATATTTTCCTTCCGCTTGCGCTAATAGGCTGCAAGGAGGATGTTACACCAAAACCTTCGGCTGAATTGCGACTTGATTATGTAGAGGCCGATTTTGTTCGATTTGAAAATGAATGTCCTTATAGTTTTGAAATTAATGATGATGCTATAATCAAGGGAAAAGGCAGTTGCAATTTCACCATTGATTATCCAAAGATGAAAGCCACCATTTTTTTGACCTATAAAGATGTGAACGGAAATATTAAATCGCATTTACAAGACGCGCAGAAACTTACGTATGAGCATGTAATTAAGGCAGATGATATCGTAGAGCAACCTTATATTAATAGAGATAGTAAAGTTTACGGAATGTTCTATCAAGTGCAAGGAAATGCCGCGACAAATGCCCAATTTTATGTAACAGACAGTGTAAAACATTTTGTAACGGGATCTGTATATTTTTATGCAAAGCCAAATTATGACTCTATAATGCCCGCCGCAGACTACATAAAAAATGATATGAGAATGATCATGGAAACCATGAAGTGGAAATA
- a CDS encoding DUF4932 domain-containing protein, producing the protein MKNLILTLLIIFSISAFPQAKQITVSVNKNVEFAALRCWLVDFGSSFENGDSTLIWENQKFQLATYNNFKTFIDDDLLENFKKVNQNEGLSSYIWLFAQLEDFPNAQLNDDIPSDDFISYEDDLSIKEKRKITKEVISDLNKFYVKIAFDNFLNKNEHLYKRVISEVENNLPEQRFVTEMQLFYNQYDKKSFILNPSLLIPSGMGFGPNLDNNVYNFFGSFGGVDVEKNITNFSNQSAILTLATHEFGHSFVNHIIDNINQKLIDDSSFLFPPIKLSMENQGYSNWKICLYEHFVRAGEIILASNLGNTEGSKFLFEHHVLKNNFIYIPIILKHLNYYNDNKDKISYHESVEKALIEIKNFR; encoded by the coding sequence ATGAAAAATTTGATACTCACTTTGCTAATTATATTTTCAATCAGCGCATTTCCTCAGGCAAAACAAATAACAGTTTCTGTAAATAAAAACGTTGAATTTGCTGCGTTAAGATGTTGGTTAGTTGATTTTGGTAGCTCTTTCGAAAATGGTGATAGCACACTGATTTGGGAAAATCAGAAGTTTCAGCTCGCTACATATAACAATTTTAAAACTTTTATAGATGACGATCTACTTGAAAATTTTAAAAAAGTAAATCAAAATGAGGGTTTAAGCAGCTACATTTGGTTGTTCGCACAACTTGAAGATTTTCCAAACGCACAATTAAATGACGATATTCCTTCGGATGACTTTATAAGCTACGAAGATGATTTATCAATAAAGGAAAAAAGAAAAATTACTAAAGAAGTAATCTCCGACCTAAACAAATTTTATGTAAAAATCGCTTTTGATAATTTTTTAAATAAGAATGAACATTTATATAAAAGAGTAATTAGTGAAGTAGAAAATAACCTCCCTGAGCAAAGATTTGTAACTGAAATGCAACTTTTTTATAATCAATATGATAAAAAGTCGTTCATTTTAAATCCTTCTTTATTAATTCCGAGCGGAATGGGGTTCGGTCCAAATTTAGACAATAATGTCTATAATTTCTTTGGCAGTTTTGGTGGAGTTGATGTTGAAAAAAACATAACAAACTTCTCTAATCAAAGTGCTATCTTAACATTAGCTACACATGAATTTGGACATTCTTTTGTAAATCATATAATTGACAATATAAATCAGAAATTAATTGACGATTCAAGCTTCCTCTTCCCACCCATAAAATTGTCAATGGAGAATCAGGGATATTCAAATTGGAAAATATGTTTATATGAGCATTTTGTAAGAGCAGGTGAAATTATACTGGCCTCTAATCTTGGGAATACAGAAGGAAGTAAATTTTTATTTGAACATCACGTGTTAAAAAATAATTTTATTTACATTCCAATTATTCTAAAACACCTGAATTATTATAACGATAATAAAGATAAAATTTCTTACCACGAAAGTGTTGAAAAAGCTTTAATTGAAATCAAAAATTTCCGCTAG